The following are encoded together in the Variovorax sp. PBS-H4 genome:
- a CDS encoding HlyD family type I secretion periplasmic adaptor subunit, which produces MSAQDLLARYRTVFRAAWQARHELAGPRRLADELAFLPAALSLQDTPVHPAPRRLACAIVALFLIALLWSIIGEVDIVATAPGRIVVSERTKLVQPLERSIVRRVLVKDGDRVEAGQVLVELDPTAASADRTSIDEQLKSAQSELLRTRTLLQAMHLPARPPELAGRLPAGWSEADARAARTHLADEWSDITAKRARAAAEIQRRQAEIATVHEMIAKLETTLPIARQREADFRQLAEQGFMSAHANQDRTRERIELERDLATQRARLAEAAAALKESENARTAFVAETRRALGEREAAAELREQQGVQEQAKAAQRERLTRLRAPVAGTVQQLAAHTEGGVVTEAQPLMVIVPEGAQVMAEVTLENKDIGFLHEGQQAEVKFETFPFTRYGTVPATVRTVTADAVNDEKRGAIFPVTLVLERSHIDIDGKAVKLGPGMNLTAEVKTGKRRIIEYLLSPVQRAAGESLRER; this is translated from the coding sequence ATGAGCGCGCAGGACTTGCTCGCCCGCTACCGCACCGTCTTCCGCGCCGCCTGGCAAGCCCGCCACGAACTCGCCGGCCCCAGGCGGTTGGCCGACGAACTGGCCTTCCTGCCTGCGGCCCTCAGCCTGCAAGACACCCCCGTGCATCCCGCCCCGCGCCGCCTCGCCTGCGCCATCGTCGCCTTGTTCCTCATCGCGCTGCTGTGGTCCATCATCGGCGAGGTCGACATCGTGGCGACCGCACCGGGCCGCATCGTGGTGAGCGAGCGCACGAAGCTCGTCCAGCCCCTGGAGCGCAGCATCGTCCGCCGCGTCCTGGTGAAAGACGGCGATCGCGTCGAGGCCGGCCAGGTGCTGGTGGAGCTGGACCCTACCGCCGCCAGCGCCGACCGCACCAGCATCGACGAGCAGCTGAAGTCGGCGCAGTCGGAGCTGCTGCGCACGCGCACGCTGCTGCAAGCCATGCACCTGCCGGCGCGGCCGCCCGAGCTCGCCGGCCGCCTCCCGGCCGGCTGGTCCGAGGCCGATGCGCGCGCTGCGCGAACCCACCTGGCCGACGAATGGAGCGACATCACCGCCAAGCGGGCCCGGGCCGCCGCCGAGATCCAGCGGCGCCAGGCCGAGATCGCCACCGTGCACGAGATGATCGCCAAGCTGGAGACCACGCTGCCCATCGCCCGGCAACGAGAGGCCGACTTCCGCCAACTCGCGGAACAGGGCTTCATGTCCGCCCATGCCAACCAGGACCGCACGCGCGAGCGCATCGAGCTCGAACGCGACCTGGCCACCCAGCGCGCGCGCCTCGCCGAAGCAGCTGCGGCCTTGAAGGAAAGCGAGAACGCCCGCACCGCTTTTGTGGCCGAGACCCGCCGGGCCCTGGGCGAGCGCGAAGCAGCCGCCGAGCTTCGGGAGCAGCAAGGTGTGCAGGAACAGGCCAAGGCCGCGCAGCGCGAGCGCCTGACCCGCCTCCGGGCGCCGGTGGCCGGCACCGTCCAGCAGCTCGCGGCGCACACCGAGGGCGGCGTCGTCACCGAGGCTCAGCCGCTCATGGTCATCGTCCCCGAGGGCGCGCAGGTCATGGCGGAAGTGACGCTGGAGAACAAGGACATCGGCTTCCTGCACGAAGGCCAGCAGGCCGAGGTCAAGTTCGAGACCTTCCCGTTCACCCGCTACGGCACCGTGCCTGCCACCGTGCGCACAGTGACCGCCGATGCAGTGAACGACGAGAAGCGCGGCGCGATCTTTCCGGTGACGCTGGTGCTCGAGCGCAGCCATATCGACATCGACGGCAAAGCGGTCAAGCTGGGGCCGGGGATGAACCTGACGGCGGAGGTGAAGACGGGCAAGCGGCGGATCATCGAATACCTGTTGAGTCCGGTGCAGCGGGCAGCCGGCGAGAGTCTGCGCGAGCGTTGA